Proteins from one Podospora pseudocomata strain CBS 415.72m chromosome 4, whole genome shotgun sequence genomic window:
- a CDS encoding hypothetical protein (EggNog:ENOG503P7B2): protein MQFSSPVLSSVILFSSRPSPGLSLFTMKSLTLLSLLFSLTGAHAAVASEANTAEVAADAIALNTFKDAIWSAESLPTPLRGPGYRPLIPPSYERCAVDPNGPRDFTYLTPNGLAVTRDRRTSRAIEETDPDDQFQGLVFEPPNNVFSPRGVFDVRLPGRGDRPSRYLAIFKNGEVGWVLRSTNGQTALRDERGQPYVTTVFSVQCDGLSTAGVINGLEFEFAVKDGKLYARGIPPTKKHSHVFSKRQENGGVQVSESSGGRSSITVGLYVLPRLPDVIADPPVTKTCPKGADYTTRDPAPPVTSNGCGPTDWWRWYFAPKLHETFEDACNWVDVCWTDCTQTFTTCNSGFAARLLDRCNERFRTESSLSSCRNLASAYVAYYSMANAALTYEGVKDKYCGCQCADPEQHLCGDVCVYKNDPNNCGRCNKVCPSGCINGVCASTCQNPWSCNTPGDLCSADGATPNPETIDDYTDLCLCAEAAESAGNVCAWAGDVCGAKGCAVNSDCEYGSACILLSCCRGKPGVCISVRDDYCNNPALPRNGLLRSPPEGNRLFEGAFAKKVVG from the exons ATGCAATTTTCCTCTCCTGTGTTGTCATCGGTCATCCTTTTCTCTTCCAGACCGAGCCCCGGGCTCTCACTCTTCACAATGAAgtccctcaccctcctttccctcctcttctccctcaccggCGCCCACGCCGCCGTAGCCTCGGAAGCCAACACGGCAGAGGTCGCCGCCGACGCCATCgccctcaacaccttcaaAGACGCCATCTGGTCGGCCgaatccctccccacccccctccgaGGACCAGGCTACAGacccctcatccctccctcGTACGAACGCTGCGCCGTCGACCCAAACGGGCCTCGCGACTTCACCTACCTCACCCCCAACGGCCTCGCCGTCACCCGCGACCGGCGCACCAGCCGCGCCATCGAGGAGACCGATCCCGACGACCAATTCCAAGGCCTCGTCTTCGAACCCCCCAACAATGTCTTCTCCCCCAGAGGCGTCTTTGACGTCCGCCTCCCCGGCCGGGGCGACAGACCATCCCGCTacctcgccatcttcaaaaaCGGGGAAGTAGGCTGGGTCCTCCGCAGCACAAACGGGCAGACCGCCCTCCGCGATGAACGGGGCCAGCCCTACGTCACCACAGTCTTTTCCGTCCAGTGCGACGGTCTTTCCACTGCGGGTGTGATCAACGGGCTAGAGTTTGAGTTTGCCGTCAAGGACGGCAAGCTTTACGCTCGGGGTATCCCCCCTACCAAGAAGCACTCCCACGTCTTTTCCAAGAGGCAGGAGAACGGTGGTGTCCAGGTTTCCGAGAGCAGCGGGGGTCGGTCGAGCATCACGGTGGGATTGTACGTCCTCCCACGACTCCCAGACGTCATCGCCGACCCCCCCGTCACCAAGACTTGCCCCAAAGGCGCAGACTACACCACCCGCGACCCCGCCCCCCCGGTGACGTCCAACGGATGCGGCCCGACAgattggtggaggtggtatTTCGCGCCAAAGCTGCACGAGACGTTTGAAGATGCCTGTAACTGGGTGGATGTCTGTTGGA CCGACTGCACCCAAACCTTCACCACCTGCAACTCGGGCTTCGCCGCCCGCCTCCTCGACCGCTGCAACGAGCGCTTCCGCACCGagtcctccctctcctcctgccgcAACCTAGCCTCCGCCTACGTGGCCTACTACAGCATGGCCAACGCCGCCCTCACCTACGAGGGCGTCAAGGACAAGTACTGCGGCTGCCAGTGCGCCGATCCCGAGCAGCACCTCTGCGGTGACGTCTGCGTCTACAAGAACGACCCCAACAACTGCGGTCGCTGCAATAAAGTA TGCCCCTCCGGCTGCATAAACGGCGTCTGCGCCTCCACCTGCCAAAACCCCTGGTCCTGCAACACCCCAGGCGACCTCTGCTCGGCCGACGGcgcaacccccaacccgGAAACCATCGACGACTACACCGACCTCTGCCTCTGCGCTGAGGCCGCCGAGTCGGCAGGCAACGTCTGCGCCTGGGCCGGCGACGTCTGCGGCGCAAAGGGCTGCGCCGTCAACTCCGACTGCGAGTACGGCTCCGCCTGCATCCTGCTGTCCTGCTGCCGCGGCAAGCCCGGTGTCTGCATCAGCGTGAGGGACGACTACTGCAACAACCCTGCGCTGCCCAGGAACGGGCTGTTGAGGAGTCCGCCTGAGGGGAACAGGCTTTTTGAGGGTGCGTTCGCGAAAAAGGTTGTGGgttga